The proteins below come from a single Desulfitobacterium metallireducens DSM 15288 genomic window:
- the trmFO gene encoding methylenetetrahydrofolate--tRNA-(uracil(54)-C(5))-methyltransferase (FADH(2)-oxidizing) TrmFO, whose translation MAEVTVIGAGLAGAEAAWQLAERGISITLYEMRPGKMTPAHHTGNFAELVCSNSLKGVGLDNAAGLLKEEMRRLNSLIVSAADHHAVPAGGALAVNRELFANEITERLEQHANIQVRRDEIKKIPEEGVVVIATGPLTSDDFAQEIQKLTGEDALSFYDAAAPIVTLESIDLTKAFWASRYDKGDPDYLNCPMTEDEYKHFYAELVQAETAEVKGFEKGKVFEGCMPVEVMASRGEQTLTFGPLKPVGLVDPRTGKKSYAVVQLRKENREGTLFNLVGFQTHLKWGEQQRVFRMIPGLEHAEFVRYGVMHRNTFLNAPQVLKADFSLKNRPELFFAGQMTGVEGYIESAASGLIAGINASRLLRNKSTLRFPAETALGALALHLEGSPSTHFQPMNINFGLLPPLGERIKAKREKNQRISERALARLDEFLQEYQ comes from the coding sequence ATGGCAGAGGTGACCGTGATCGGGGCAGGATTAGCGGGGGCAGAAGCAGCTTGGCAGTTAGCCGAGAGGGGAATCTCGATTACGCTTTATGAGATGCGTCCGGGAAAAATGACTCCGGCTCATCATACTGGGAATTTTGCTGAGCTTGTCTGCAGCAACTCTTTGAAGGGGGTAGGGTTAGACAATGCCGCCGGTTTGTTAAAGGAAGAAATGCGCCGCTTGAATTCACTTATCGTGAGTGCAGCCGATCACCATGCTGTTCCAGCGGGAGGGGCACTTGCCGTTAACCGGGAATTGTTTGCTAATGAAATTACTGAACGGCTTGAACAGCATGCCAATATCCAGGTTCGACGCGATGAGATCAAGAAAATTCCGGAAGAAGGAGTCGTTGTTATTGCAACCGGTCCTCTCACTTCGGATGACTTCGCCCAAGAAATTCAAAAGCTAACCGGTGAAGATGCGCTATCCTTCTATGATGCAGCAGCCCCTATTGTTACGCTTGAATCGATTGATTTAACGAAAGCATTTTGGGCCTCGCGTTATGATAAAGGAGATCCAGACTATTTGAATTGTCCAATGACTGAGGATGAATATAAGCATTTTTACGCGGAACTGGTACAGGCAGAGACAGCTGAGGTTAAAGGTTTTGAAAAAGGGAAAGTTTTCGAGGGGTGTATGCCTGTTGAAGTGATGGCAAGTCGCGGTGAACAAACACTTACCTTTGGCCCGTTAAAGCCTGTCGGCTTGGTTGATCCTCGAACGGGGAAAAAATCGTATGCTGTTGTTCAGCTTCGTAAAGAAAACCGTGAGGGGACACTCTTTAATCTAGTGGGTTTCCAAACCCACTTAAAATGGGGAGAACAGCAACGGGTGTTTCGTATGATTCCAGGTCTTGAACACGCGGAATTTGTTCGCTATGGTGTCATGCACCGTAATACGTTCCTTAATGCCCCACAGGTTCTTAAGGCGGATTTTAGTTTGAAAAACCGTCCAGAACTTTTCTTTGCGGGCCAAATGACGGGTGTAGAAGGATATATTGAGTCGGCTGCCAGTGGTCTTATCGCAGGAATTAACGCATCACGGTTGTTAAGAAATAAATCAACCTTACGTTTTCCAGCTGAAACGGCACTTGGAGCTTTAGCCCTCCACCTTGAGGGTTCCCCGAGTACCCATTTTCAACCGATGAATATCAATTTCGGGTTACTTCCTCCCTTAGGGGAGCGGATTAAAGCGAAACGAGAAAAGAATCAACGGATTTCGGAGAGAGCGCTGGCAAGATTGGACGAGTTCCTTCAAGAATATCAGTAA
- the topA gene encoding type I DNA topoisomerase, giving the protein MAKTLVIVESPAKAKSISKFLSKQYTVKASMGHLRDLPKSQLGVDIENDFEPKYIAIRGRGDLIKELRVAAKSADRILLASDPDREGEAIAWHLGHLLGVDISSKCRIEFHEITKPAILAAVKQPRQIDTHRVDAQQARRVLDRLVGYQLSPLLWRKVKKGLSAGRVQSVAVRLICEREEEIRNFIPEEYWSLTAQLKAAGGTFSAKLVKKENQKIAVANEEEMKKVFLELEKVNYSAQEVRKKEKKKQPAPPFTTSTLQQEAYRKLNMSPKRTMMLAQQLYEGLDIGKEGSVGLITYMRTDSVKISEIAQAEAKEWIIQQYGAEYYPPQTREYTSKGRTQEAHEAVRPTSVLRTPDSLKEFLSRDQLRLYRLIWGRFLASQMSVALLDTLTVDVSAGTFLFRANASTVRFPGFLAVYEESQDEANKESEEGSLATQVVQGESLEKMSLQEKQHFTEPPARYSEASLVRKMEEEGIGRPSTYAPTIGTIQSRGYVAKEGKQLLPTELGEIVISLLKENFSDIVNLEFTANFEEELDEIEEGTVPWRRVIHDFYTPFAKSLEEAEEKIGKVQIEDKVSDEICENCGRNMVIKMGRYGKFLACPGFPECRNTKPLLEQIEAKCPKCANPLVVRRSKKGRRFYGCSTYPECDFVSWELPAPEPCPECGGMMVIKGSKQGKHYTCINPECRYDKPVEEQE; this is encoded by the coding sequence ATGGCAAAGACACTCGTCATCGTCGAGTCTCCGGCCAAGGCAAAATCAATTAGCAAATTTTTAAGTAAGCAATACACGGTTAAAGCGTCCATGGGACATTTGCGAGATTTGCCCAAAAGCCAATTGGGAGTCGATATTGAAAATGATTTTGAGCCCAAATATATAGCCATTCGTGGCCGCGGAGATTTAATTAAAGAACTTCGGGTCGCAGCTAAATCCGCTGATAGGATATTGCTTGCCTCTGACCCGGATCGTGAAGGAGAAGCAATCGCATGGCATTTGGGGCATTTATTGGGAGTAGATATTAGTAGTAAGTGCCGGATTGAATTTCATGAGATTACGAAACCCGCCATTCTTGCTGCAGTAAAGCAACCTCGTCAGATAGATACCCATCGTGTCGATGCGCAACAAGCGCGTCGTGTTCTTGACCGCTTAGTAGGGTACCAGTTAAGTCCGCTCCTTTGGAGAAAAGTGAAAAAGGGGCTTAGTGCCGGTCGGGTTCAATCTGTTGCGGTTCGTCTTATTTGTGAGAGGGAAGAGGAGATACGTAATTTCATTCCAGAAGAATACTGGAGTCTTACCGCCCAGCTAAAGGCGGCTGGAGGGACGTTCAGTGCTAAACTGGTTAAAAAAGAGAATCAAAAAATTGCCGTTGCAAATGAAGAGGAAATGAAAAAGGTCTTTCTTGAGTTGGAGAAAGTGAATTATTCGGCTCAAGAGGTTCGCAAAAAAGAAAAAAAGAAGCAACCCGCTCCACCCTTTACGACAAGTACGCTACAGCAGGAAGCTTATCGTAAACTGAATATGTCTCCTAAACGAACGATGATGCTTGCACAACAACTCTATGAGGGATTGGATATAGGTAAAGAAGGGTCAGTTGGTCTTATTACTTATATGCGTACAGATTCTGTAAAAATTTCAGAGATTGCCCAAGCGGAAGCTAAGGAATGGATTATTCAACAATATGGTGCTGAGTATTATCCTCCACAAACTCGAGAATATACAAGTAAAGGGAGGACCCAAGAAGCCCATGAGGCGGTTCGTCCAACGTCTGTTCTGCGAACCCCCGATTCGCTGAAGGAATTCTTAAGTCGAGATCAACTTCGTTTGTACCGGTTAATTTGGGGGCGTTTTCTTGCCAGCCAGATGAGCGTTGCGTTGTTAGATACGTTAACAGTGGATGTTAGTGCGGGAACATTTCTTTTTCGTGCGAATGCATCGACTGTTCGATTCCCAGGATTTTTAGCAGTTTACGAAGAAAGTCAGGATGAAGCAAACAAGGAGTCTGAGGAAGGTTCTTTGGCGACCCAGGTCGTGCAAGGGGAAAGTTTAGAAAAGATGAGTCTTCAGGAGAAACAACATTTTACTGAACCCCCAGCTCGTTATTCTGAAGCCTCATTAGTTCGCAAAATGGAAGAAGAAGGAATCGGTAGGCCGAGCACATATGCGCCTACGATTGGAACGATTCAAAGCAGAGGCTATGTTGCTAAAGAAGGAAAACAACTTTTACCGACAGAATTAGGAGAGATCGTGATCTCCTTGCTTAAGGAGAATTTCTCAGACATTGTAAACCTCGAGTTTACTGCGAATTTTGAAGAGGAGCTTGATGAGATCGAAGAAGGGACTGTGCCTTGGCGGAGAGTAATTCATGATTTCTACACTCCGTTTGCCAAGAGCTTAGAAGAAGCAGAGGAAAAGATCGGCAAAGTCCAGATAGAAGATAAGGTCTCTGATGAGATCTGTGAGAACTGTGGACGAAATATGGTTATTAAAATGGGGCGCTATGGGAAATTCCTCGCCTGTCCAGGATTTCCAGAGTGTAGGAATACAAAACCTTTGCTAGAACAGATTGAAGCCAAATGTCCGAAATGCGCGAACCCCTTAGTAGTACGGCGTAGTAAAAAAGGTCGAAGATTTTATGGATGTAGCACTTATCCAGAGTGTGATTTTGTATCCTGGGAGTTACCTGCACCCGAGCCTTGCCCGGAATGTGGGGGGATGATGGTTATCAAAGGTTCGAAACAGGGTAAGCATTATACGTGTATAAATCCAGAATGCCGCTATGATAAGCCGGTGGAGGAGCAAGAATAG
- the dprA gene encoding DNA-processing protein DprA, producing MTENNIRDEKLIRIAFHSIPGVGSGRLRNLIAFFGSALNAWQAPEKELRKLGNESWVQALIQHRSQCDPVQMEKELTQKEIETVIPEEDHYPVLLRELADAPPLLYYKGKLEPGEQGIAIVGSRKATPYGRAAAEFLGKALAQHGFVVVSGLARGIDTAAHKGALEGKGKTWAILGSGLDHFYPPENRKLAEQIMLEGALISEFAPGVPPEPQFFPMRNRIISGVSSGVIVVEAAIRSGALITVDFALEQGREVFAVPGPIFSEQSKGCHQLLRQGAKLVEEVGDILSEVSAEFSDRCHEMLGNEDSKHPTILDSKQNKSSPEQSEILSILSDLPLHIDQIVLQSSINPSLVALLLLELQLAGEIEQLSGQRYVLAHKC from the coding sequence ATGACTGAGAATAATATACGTGACGAAAAATTGATTCGAATCGCGTTTCATTCAATTCCGGGAGTAGGCAGTGGACGGTTACGGAATTTGATTGCCTTTTTTGGAAGTGCGCTTAACGCTTGGCAGGCTCCGGAGAAAGAGTTGAGAAAGTTAGGAAACGAATCTTGGGTCCAGGCTCTGATTCAACATCGTTCTCAATGTGATCCTGTTCAAATGGAAAAAGAATTAACTCAAAAAGAGATTGAGACGGTAATTCCGGAAGAAGATCATTATCCAGTCTTGCTACGGGAATTGGCAGATGCACCTCCCTTACTGTATTATAAAGGGAAACTTGAGCCAGGTGAGCAGGGAATAGCCATTGTAGGATCACGTAAAGCGACACCCTATGGAAGGGCTGCAGCTGAGTTCTTGGGAAAGGCGTTAGCGCAACATGGGTTTGTCGTTGTTAGCGGTTTAGCTCGAGGTATTGATACGGCGGCGCATAAAGGAGCTTTAGAGGGAAAAGGTAAGACTTGGGCTATTTTAGGCAGCGGCTTGGATCATTTTTATCCACCCGAGAATAGAAAATTAGCAGAGCAGATTATGCTTGAGGGCGCGCTTATTAGTGAATTCGCTCCAGGAGTTCCGCCTGAACCGCAGTTTTTCCCTATGCGAAATCGCATAATTAGTGGCGTTTCTAGTGGCGTTATCGTTGTTGAAGCGGCAATACGCAGTGGAGCATTAATTACTGTTGATTTTGCCCTAGAACAAGGGCGTGAAGTTTTTGCGGTACCTGGGCCTATTTTTAGTGAACAGAGCAAAGGGTGTCATCAATTGCTTCGTCAGGGAGCAAAATTGGTTGAGGAAGTGGGAGATATTCTTTCTGAAGTTTCGGCTGAATTTAGTGATAGATGTCACGAGATGCTTGGTAATGAGGACTCAAAACACCCCACTATTCTGGATTCAAAGCAAAACAAATCCTCGCCTGAACAATCGGAAATTTTGTCGATTCTGAGTGATCTTCCCCTGCATATAGACCAGATCGTTTTGCAATCTTCGATAAATCCGTCACTGGTTGCGCTCCTTCTTCTTGAATTGCAACTTGCTGGAGAAATCGAGCAACTTTCGGGTCAACGCTATGTATTAGCTCATAAGTGCTAG
- the ligD gene encoding non-homologous end-joining DNA ligase → MPDLKQDTFPVKVDGHILSVSHLTKVYFPEIGLTKGEILKYYTDMAPYILPHIARSPFVMVRFPEGIHGEFFYQKECPAQAPEWVTRFEDPFSQSGLTYVVCDQLSTLMYLINLGCIEIHAWASTIDYPDRPEWAVFDLDPDPPSGITEAYQVARWLGEILNELKINFLVKTSGSKGIHILVPLIPQFSYEEVQRGVEGVCRFLLRQRPEACTLERSILKREGKIYLDYIQNGRGRTMAGIYSIRPTIQGQVSTPLLREEVLAGEDPSQFTVRNLKKRIDKVGDLSRIMKEKMDFNKILHYFT, encoded by the coding sequence ATGCCCGATCTAAAGCAAGACACTTTTCCCGTGAAAGTCGACGGGCATATTTTGTCCGTAAGTCATTTAACTAAAGTGTATTTTCCAGAAATAGGCCTTACAAAAGGAGAAATTCTGAAATATTATACGGATATGGCTCCGTATATCTTACCCCATATAGCGCGTAGCCCTTTTGTTATGGTACGCTTTCCTGAAGGAATTCACGGCGAATTTTTTTATCAAAAAGAGTGTCCAGCACAAGCTCCAGAATGGGTAACCCGCTTTGAGGATCCGTTCTCTCAATCCGGTTTGACCTATGTTGTTTGTGATCAATTATCGACGCTAATGTATTTGATCAATCTGGGGTGCATCGAAATACATGCTTGGGCTTCGACGATTGATTATCCCGATCGACCGGAGTGGGCAGTATTTGATCTCGATCCAGATCCTCCCTCGGGGATAACAGAGGCTTATCAGGTGGCTCGTTGGCTAGGGGAAATTCTAAATGAACTCAAAATTAACTTTTTGGTGAAAACGTCTGGTTCAAAAGGAATCCACATATTAGTGCCTCTTATTCCCCAATTCTCGTATGAGGAGGTCCAGCGTGGTGTAGAAGGTGTCTGCCGATTTTTGTTAAGACAGCGCCCAGAAGCTTGTACGCTAGAACGGAGTATTCTCAAACGGGAGGGAAAAATCTATCTTGATTATATACAAAATGGTCGAGGGAGAACGATGGCAGGAATTTATAGCATTCGCCCGACTATTCAAGGTCAGGTTTCGACGCCGCTGCTCAGGGAAGAAGTCCTGGCAGGGGAAGATCCATCGCAGTTTACCGTGAGAAATTTAAAGAAACGGATTGATAAAGTCGGAGATTTGAGCCGGATTATGAAAGAAAAGATGGACTTTAATAAAATCCTACACTATTTCACCTAA
- a CDS encoding RNA ligase family protein codes for MKPIHPFEPVRTEKFPVGDNWIAQVKWDGVRILTYWDGNSVRLFNRKKNERTVQYPELTEINTYCHAASLILDGEVIALEKGKPSFHKVMKRDGLRSMENLNWARRNVEINYIVFDVLFYNGEWIISRTLEQRQHLLQKILRPAEGIYSADNFSNSASLFQAIQEQEMEGVVCKNLQSAYVLGGKDARWKKIKNYRDLQAVIGGVTLRENQVNALLLGAYDPEGRLWYIGHAGSGKFTRAEWNELTRQLLNLKQKNSPFINQPSRLQDAFWLEPQFTVKVKFMEWTEGGTLRQPSIQALIRVSPHECLLE; via the coding sequence ATGAAGCCTATCCATCCTTTTGAGCCAGTACGAACGGAAAAATTCCCAGTAGGTGATAACTGGATAGCTCAGGTCAAGTGGGATGGGGTAAGGATATTAACCTACTGGGATGGAAATTCAGTTCGATTGTTTAATCGCAAAAAGAATGAACGGACGGTACAATATCCGGAACTGACTGAAATCAACACGTATTGCCATGCTGCTTCTTTAATCTTAGATGGAGAAGTGATTGCCTTGGAGAAAGGCAAACCATCCTTTCATAAAGTAATGAAGAGGGATGGTTTAAGAAGTATGGAAAATCTGAACTGGGCGCGTCGCAACGTTGAGATAAATTACATCGTATTTGATGTTCTCTTTTACAATGGAGAGTGGATTATTTCACGAACACTCGAACAAAGGCAACATCTACTCCAGAAGATCCTGCGGCCAGCGGAAGGAATTTACAGTGCAGATAATTTTTCGAATAGCGCTTCTTTATTCCAGGCGATTCAGGAACAAGAAATGGAAGGCGTTGTATGTAAGAACCTTCAATCTGCTTATGTTTTAGGAGGCAAGGACGCGCGTTGGAAAAAGATCAAGAATTATCGAGATCTTCAAGCCGTCATTGGGGGAGTAACCTTACGCGAAAATCAGGTTAATGCCCTGTTGCTGGGTGCTTATGATCCCGAGGGAAGGCTTTGGTATATTGGACATGCCGGAAGCGGCAAATTTACACGAGCGGAATGGAACGAGTTGACCCGACAGCTCCTAAATCTTAAGCAGAAGAACAGTCCTTTTATCAATCAACCGTCGCGACTACAAGACGCATTTTGGCTTGAACCTCAGTTTACGGTTAAAGTGAAGTTTATGGAATGGACCGAGGGAGGAACACTTAGACAACCGAGTATTCAGGCATTAATCCGAGTTTCTCCTCACGAGTGCCTACTGGAGTGA
- a CDS encoding Ku protein codes for MHTLWKGSISFGLVNVPIKMHAATETQEFHFNYLHEACHNRVRYIKKCPHCDVEVKPEEIVKGYEYEKERYVILEDEDLAAIEQPMSRSIDIFNFIDIKEVDPIYFQKSYYLTPEDTAQKAYRLLYQAMSDTGKIAIARFTMRSKQYLACLRSLKDGLVLETMYYPAEIRNLEVTWDKVTPTETEIAMARQLIDNLAVPFEPENYRDELHEQVREMIERKVAGESFKFTAAPEPGKVVDLMEALRASLAVTEQEKGKPLSTVEDEEKQKQAVNYVNAVNSAKEEPMTDEPIKEKSTLTPRRRRVSRAKGA; via the coding sequence TTGCATACGTTATGGAAAGGATCTATTAGTTTTGGTTTAGTCAATGTGCCCATTAAAATGCATGCGGCGACTGAAACACAGGAGTTTCATTTTAATTATCTCCACGAAGCTTGTCATAATCGAGTCCGCTATATTAAAAAGTGCCCTCATTGCGATGTTGAAGTCAAACCCGAAGAGATCGTTAAAGGGTATGAGTATGAAAAAGAACGGTATGTTATTTTGGAAGATGAGGATTTAGCTGCAATAGAGCAGCCGATGAGTCGCTCAATCGATATCTTTAACTTTATTGATATTAAAGAAGTCGATCCAATTTATTTTCAAAAGTCATATTATTTAACGCCAGAAGATACGGCCCAAAAAGCTTACCGTCTCCTCTACCAAGCCATGTCGGATACGGGTAAAATTGCCATAGCGCGTTTTACTATGCGCTCTAAACAATATTTAGCCTGCCTAAGATCACTTAAAGACGGACTCGTTTTGGAGACAATGTATTATCCGGCAGAGATTCGCAATCTTGAGGTGACATGGGACAAGGTTACCCCGACGGAGACGGAGATTGCAATGGCGAGGCAATTGATCGACAATCTAGCCGTACCTTTTGAGCCTGAAAATTATCGAGATGAGTTGCATGAACAGGTGCGAGAAATGATCGAACGGAAGGTTGCTGGGGAAAGCTTCAAGTTTACCGCTGCCCCTGAACCGGGTAAAGTGGTTGACTTGATGGAAGCACTGCGCGCAAGTCTGGCTGTTACAGAACAAGAAAAAGGGAAACCCTTGTCTACAGTAGAGGATGAAGAGAAGCAAAAGCAGGCTGTAAATTATGTCAATGCTGTGAACTCAGCGAAGGAGGAGCCGATGACAGATGAACCCATCAAAGAGAAATCGACGTTAACTCCACGTCGACGGAGAGTCAGTCGGGCTAAAGGAGCATGA
- a CDS encoding DUF3786 domain-containing protein, whose protein sequence is MNYSAAYETSLACFQQTSIEEIAQFSGYPVLDHQIQVNFLGQQFTVEHPSGRFEPEPQLEGELPIFARILILHYLANKSPASENGKFISYKELPGGGIYIQPFTNRAIRPMIQFFGERPERLIDVAKPMGGLPAKLGDAGVTLKVFPKVPVTLVLWGADEEFSASGNILFDGSAPEFLPTEDYAVLASFVVMTLKKYGEQINSADR, encoded by the coding sequence ATGAATTATTCTGCAGCCTATGAAACCTCCTTGGCTTGTTTCCAACAAACTTCGATTGAAGAAATTGCTCAATTTTCAGGGTATCCTGTGCTAGACCATCAAATTCAGGTGAACTTTCTTGGTCAACAATTTACGGTGGAACATCCCTCAGGAAGATTCGAACCTGAACCCCAATTAGAAGGGGAACTCCCGATCTTCGCACGGATTCTTATTTTACATTATTTAGCGAATAAGTCTCCGGCAAGTGAGAACGGGAAATTTATTTCCTATAAAGAACTTCCCGGTGGTGGAATATATATTCAACCCTTTACCAATAGAGCAATTCGCCCGATGATTCAGTTTTTTGGAGAACGACCAGAAAGGCTAATCGACGTTGCTAAACCCATGGGGGGACTTCCAGCGAAATTAGGTGATGCTGGGGTAACTCTTAAAGTGTTTCCCAAAGTACCTGTGACACTTGTGCTATGGGGCGCAGACGAGGAATTCTCGGCTTCAGGGAATATTCTCTTTGATGGTTCTGCTCCAGAATTTCTTCCCACTGAGGATTATGCGGTCTTAGCCAGTTTTGTAGTGATGACACTGAAAAAATATGGAGAGCAAATAAACAGTGCTGACAGGTAA
- a CDS encoding small, acid-soluble spore protein, alpha/beta type, whose product MSKRSQNTMSEGLKQQIAQELGFGDTVRQEGFGAVSSRDCGNMVKMAIQMAERNMLQ is encoded by the coding sequence ATGTCTAAGCGTAGCCAGAATACAATGTCTGAAGGCCTTAAACAACAGATTGCCCAAGAACTTGGCTTTGGTGATACCGTAAGACAAGAAGGTTTTGGAGCGGTTTCTTCAAGGGATTGCGGGAATATGGTGAAAATGGCAATTCAAATGGCTGAGCGGAACATGTTACAATAG
- a CDS encoding Hsp20/alpha crystallin family protein: MALVPYEPFRMFEPIWEEMDRHFHPGRGEEALSKWLYRVDVEETVENVIVTAEIPGIENKEDLHLEIDENKLTIHGEIKRNTTETERFSHHSERFFGRFNRTITLPAVVKADGAHAAYKNGVLELTLLKDRHPAARSIEVDFH, translated from the coding sequence ATGGCTTTAGTTCCTTATGAGCCCTTTCGTATGTTTGAACCCATTTGGGAAGAGATGGATCGGCATTTTCACCCAGGTCGGGGAGAAGAAGCTCTATCGAAGTGGTTATATCGTGTGGACGTCGAAGAGACAGTGGAAAACGTGATCGTTACGGCAGAGATTCCCGGGATCGAAAATAAAGAAGACTTGCATCTTGAGATTGATGAAAACAAGCTCACGATACATGGGGAGATCAAACGGAACACGACAGAAACGGAGCGATTTTCACATCACTCAGAACGTTTCTTCGGTCGATTTAATCGCACGATCACGTTGCCTGCTGTGGTAAAAGCGGATGGTGCACATGCTGCGTATAAGAATGGCGTTTTGGAGCTTACTCTTTTAAAAGACCGTCATCCAGCAGCACGGAGCATTGAAGTTGATTTTCATTAA
- a CDS encoding CopZ family metallochaperone — MSQTTLKVEGMTCNHCKMHVEKALLGVNGVEGAQVDLAKGEAVVSGAASREDLVKAVVEAGYGAQ; from the coding sequence ATGAGTCAAACCACTTTAAAAGTTGAAGGAATGACCTGTAATCACTGCAAAATGCATGTTGAGAAGGCGCTTCTCGGGGTTAATGGCGTCGAAGGAGCACAAGTAGACCTTGCTAAAGGTGAAGCAGTTGTTTCTGGAGCAGCGAGTCGCGAAGATTTAGTAAAAGCTGTTGTTGAAGCCGGATACGGTGCCCAATAA